GGACTCACCCAGTGAACACAAATTTTAGTTCTGATATTTTGCCAACGAAGACCTCAATATATCAAATAGGCTATTAATAATAGCTTTCTTTTTTGATGGCTTGAGATGACATACATTTTTAATAAGATAATACTGTATATAGAATACATAAAAACTCATTGCCTGGCTATCAAGTTTCAAAATGTGAATATGTCTGCAAATAACAGCTGGTAAAAAAGCCTGAGGCAGCAGCACGACCTGGAATGCTAAAGTTCTGAAAGCCTTGCTATTTTACTGAATCTTCCCCTTAGGTTTCCTGGATACAGATAATGTTGAAATTGGAAGGAAAAATAATTACATCCATTCCTTAGGTATATCCTTTATCACCAAGTGACATTCCAAGAATTTATCTTATGACCAGTATCATTATGTAATGTTTGCTTAAGCTTGTCTAGCTAAAACATAAGTGTAGATGAAGATTTATTTTACAAAGATGAATAATGTTGACCTAATGATTTGTTCAATACATTTTGCCAAAAAGAAGGACAGGTCCCAACTCCGACATAAGGTGTAAAAATCATCAGAGGGACCATTTTGGGGATCTAAAACATGTTTTGCATAGATTTTACCAATAAATTACTTTAAAATGCTTTGATTGTTGATCATTTATAAGAAAGTTACAAGATTTGATACAAACTGGGGGGGTTTTGTCCACACTTGCAAAAAGCGAAACCCAAATTGACCTCATTTATTTTAAGGAAAGCAATAATGCTGATTTGGTAGATGAGAAGTTGAGGCATACTTAAAGCAATAGCCCACCCCATTTTCAACAATCCAGTTGATGGTGTGGCCATAATTCCCAGATCAATGAACACTTTGTTTATATTCTTAGCTCAGTTGAGAAAATCCACatacatttgttgtaaacacaataGTGATCAGATAAGAGCTTAGAAAATGGCTACCATGGTCTGCGAATCTCCATTGTAGCTGAGCTATATCAGTTTTTCAGTATCTGTCAATCCACTCGTAGAGTTGTCATTGTCAGAAGAAATCCTGGGTGATTAAAATTGGAGATGAATCGGGCATAAATGACATAGAAACATTGATATTAGCTGATTGAGTAAGATTGATTTTGGTCATTGTTCCCAATGTAGGTGTAGTTTTGACTTTATTATGCCCTCTAAATCTTTATGTTTGCAAGTGAAAAGCACACTTTGGATATGAAAAAGAGATTATTTGAATGATTCACCTGAAATACTAacactgatatatatatttttttccctaaGCTGGAAGAAAATGGTGGCAGCTCAAGTGGACAGGTAATCTCATTGTGTGTGTAAATTTTTCCAAGATTAATACGTGCTGCATAATTGACCAGTGCCTTTTGATGAAGAGAAATATGTTTCCCTCAAAGGTATTCAACCAGTTCAACAGATTCTTTCGACCAGTTCAACAAATTCCAATATTTCCACAATTGCCTGTGAATCCTTTCAATCCAGTAAATCCGCTGAATCCAATCTTTCCGTTCAATCCAATCAACCCTGGGATTCCATTTAATCCATTCAACCCCTTGAACCCGCTCACCCCGAACAACCCGCTGACCCCTCTAGGACCTGAGGTAAACCTTCTATATATCCTAATCAGTTCTATGTAATCAAAATCATAATATTGAATACACAATTAGGTGTTAGGCAATGCTTAATGAGGCAGATTAGTTCTTAATTCATATATCATAAGTAGTTTGGTCAAAGTACTGAATAATAAGCAATCCAATAATTATTTCACCGAAGAAAATATTGCCCTTGAAGGCAACTTTGAAAGGTAGACCATATTAATGATATAAATGTATAAGGGCAACTCTAGCTACAAAGcaatggagtgctgtgtgtcagTGGGGGTAAAGGGAAGGGAACATGAAAGGGGAAAGTGGCAGGTCAAGAGGAATTAAAGACTGGGTTTCATCATCATTCAGAATGAAATTTACAGTAAAGTATGTTAAATATAATGTGTTTCCTTTTCTCTTAGATTCCCATCCCTATTCCAATACCTGTTGATCCAGCACAGGTAACTATTGTAATCTGTTGAGAAAAGATGACTAGAAAAGTAGCAGCAGTTTTGAAAAGATATGCCAATGGTTATCATCTGCTCTCCCCTTTTGCCCTGGAAACATCACATTAACCCTGCTGTTTTGTATGCATGTCTGATATTAAAGTAACTTTTTACTGCCATTGAAGAATACATATTAAGTTAGTTATTCTTCCCCTGTACTGTGTTATAATGACACATCAAATGACCATGTTGCAGGGTCTGAAGCTGAGCCTGAGCCTAATGAATATTATTTTTAAAGAAGATATATTTTAAGACAATTGTTATTTGTTGACCATTCGGCAACTCGAAGTGAACATGTGAACCACCTAAAAGGTGTAATTGGTGCCATCTATATGCTTAAGTTATTGAATGGTAATATAGCACCCTACTCCTGTGTTCAATTTATTTAAAcatatgaaaaaagtaaaaaagtaatatAACTCGATATGAGCGCTGTTCCAGCTTCCTTGAAGGTTTAATGTTGAGAACAGATCTGTACTATGTGAAAAGCGTTGCATGCCTCATTGCTTTCTCTCTGAGTTGCAACATGGGAGGCCCTACTTATTTTTTTAAAACGGACATGCATAGTTTCAAACTTTAATCTCAGCACTGGCAAAAATTGAAAACTTCACAACTCGTGCATTTTGGGAAATTCGCTCAACTTTTCTTCGATACAATTTCAGAGAAACAAAACACTACTTTATTGATGGCTCGATTATTAAATGTGGTGGTTGCAGATGCTTTCCTTATGAATCTAATCTATCTGCTTTTTTCTCCCACTTTTTTTATGAAGCGCCACACTCTTTTATTCTGTTGATGTGCACTCGAATGTCTGACATGAAACTGCACAAATGTGTGGAAGAAAGAGTATTGACACTTAACTCTACCCTACTATTGAATAGACACTCTTTTTAGGCTAGGGTGTCCATTCAAATGGAGAACACCTACAAATATCCCAACACAAATACGTATCTGTCCCATCCGTGTGGTGAGCTTGGTTACACAGACCAAAGCTGTTCATGTGAGTGACAAAATGTTTAGTATTCCAGCTCCCGGTGTTTATGAAGTGGTAGAAACAGTGATATCCCCAGATCTGTAATTTCTGAGGTGAGAAAATGGGGGGCTTAAAACGAATATTAGGATGCCACTTGGATTGCAAGAAAATCTATTGTTTTACTAGTTTATAATTAGTATGTGAAGATAAAACATGAATGtcaatcataatgttttttttttgttttccttaggcttttccaTTGAATCCATTTTTTGTAAGTGGATAGTCATTTTTCTCCTATGTTTACTTGGATCATTGTTTAATTTCTTGTGTTTGGTATGTGTAATAGCACCAATGAGACCTCTAAATTGCACCACACTGGTGGGCCGTTTCCAGACAGCTACTCCTATGTGCAAGGCAAATCGTTTTACTTTCTCGTTCATAACATTTCCATACACCATGCAAGTCAATGTTCAAGTAAAATTACCAGGCGCATTCGGAATGACTGAGAGCGTCACAGCTGAATTCCATCTGCCATGAATGTGGACCTACATACTCTACCATGGCAGTGGCTAACATTTCTAAGGTATTTGGCTTTGTCCACACCAGGTCAGCTTAGGTTTTTCTACGAAAGTGGATGCTTCTGTAATGGAAGGAGATGCTTAGACGGGGAACACAGACAAATGCAGCTGAATAAAGGCATACATGAGGAACAACGATAATTGGCCAATAAATGACACCACACTCGTTTGTGTTTTATAAACGTTGTTGCAGGTCTATTATACATACCTAGTCAAGGTAATGGGTTAACTTACAGATGAACCAAGGAGGGCCTACGTGATTTGACCTATGTTGCTCACCCACCCAATTACCCAAAGAGCACTGGGATTACGCAACATCAGGCACTAAATTTTTTTGGGGTTCACCTCATTTTTGGACCCTGTAGTCAAGGAATCCAAACTCATGCTCATGGCATTACATCAACAGGCAAGACCCCAGTTGCTCAGTCTTCCACCTGCCTGCGGGACAAAAGGGACACAGTTGATTTCCTTCCAGGGTCCTGCAGTAAGGGCTCATAGGGAACTGGTATGAAGTGCCCCTATATGGGCTCCTTCAATTGGAGGTTTTCAGACGCCAAAATCCTTTGGATCACCCCCTAACTCTGTTTGCAACACAAATAGTGAAAGAGAAACACTGCAATTAATGCGTATACGCACAACTTTACTCATGTCGAAAATAAAAATAGGGGGTGAGCAATAGGGTGGGTTCCCATTGGAAGACCACCAAAGAGGAAGAGGCCAGAGAGTGGACAGTGTATGCCACAATGTTATACGCAGCCTGAAGTGACCTGTAGGGCCCGGTTTTGGACTTGCC
The genomic region above belongs to Pleurodeles waltl isolate 20211129_DDA chromosome 1_1, aPleWal1.hap1.20221129, whole genome shotgun sequence and contains:
- the LOC138286091 gene encoding amelogenin-like, which gives rise to MKIAVFACLLGAAFSIPIPLEENGGSSSGQVFNQFNRFFRPVQQIPIFPQLPVNPFNPVNPLNPIFPFNPINPGIPFNPFNPLNPLTPNNPLTPLGPEIPIPIPIPVDPAQAFPLNPFFGLFPFGQAAGLPGTAGQPMGLPATTGQLLGARRVPAFGRKR